One genomic window of Thermorudis peleae includes the following:
- a CDS encoding GYD domain-containing protein, whose amino-acid sequence MPLYILLTTLTDEGMETIADYPERIKEVNQEVERMGARVLHQWAVLGPYDFVNVVEAPDNTTVARISVALGSRGTIRIMSLPAIPIDEFIAGVKPH is encoded by the coding sequence ATGCCACTCTATATTCTGCTCACCACCCTGACGGATGAGGGCATGGAGACGATCGCCGACTACCCTGAGCGGATCAAGGAAGTGAACCAGGAAGTCGAGCGGATGGGCGCGCGGGTGCTCCATCAGTGGGCTGTCCTGGGGCCGTATGATTTTGTGAACGTCGTCGAAGCGCCAGACAACACGACAGTTGCGCGCATCTCGGTTGCGCTCGGCTCGCGCGGGACGATCCGGATCATGAGCTTGCCGGCCATCCCGATCGACGAGTTCATCGCCGGCGTGAAGCCGCACTAA
- a CDS encoding fumarylacetoacetate hydrolase family protein yields the protein MRIVRYLWEGGPRWGLVEGDVVLATSGDPFQGLRPGEAVGPIDQLTLLPPVVPSKIIAIGLNYLDHITEDAPQFQVPDNPIIFLKPPSSLVGHGAPIVLPQGTEQVDSEAELAVVIGRRARYVRPEQALDVVLGYTCSNDVSARDYQFRDGQWARAKGFDTFTPLGPMIVTDLDPRDLAITSRVNGTVHQQSTTAKLLFSVPELIAFISRVMTLEPGDIIMTGTPAHPPRMQPGDVVEIEIAGIGVLRNVAVAETLPDGGTFTWRLSRE from the coding sequence ATGCGGATCGTGCGTTACCTGTGGGAAGGCGGGCCGCGCTGGGGACTCGTTGAGGGTGACGTTGTCCTGGCCACGAGCGGTGACCCGTTCCAGGGGCTTCGGCCGGGTGAAGCGGTCGGGCCAATTGATCAGCTGACCCTGCTCCCTCCAGTCGTGCCGAGCAAAATCATCGCGATCGGCCTAAACTATCTCGACCATATCACCGAAGATGCCCCGCAGTTCCAAGTGCCCGACAATCCGATCATCTTCCTCAAGCCGCCCAGTTCGCTCGTTGGCCATGGCGCGCCGATTGTGCTGCCGCAGGGCACCGAGCAAGTCGATAGCGAGGCTGAGCTTGCGGTCGTCATCGGACGGCGGGCGCGCTACGTCCGGCCCGAGCAGGCTTTGGACGTGGTGCTCGGCTATACCTGCTCGAACGATGTCTCGGCGCGTGACTACCAGTTTCGCGACGGCCAATGGGCTCGCGCCAAAGGATTCGACACGTTCACGCCGCTCGGCCCCATGATTGTGACTGATCTCGATCCACGCGATCTCGCGATTACGAGCCGGGTAAACGGAACCGTCCATCAGCAGTCGACGACTGCGAAGTTGCTGTTCAGCGTCCCTGAGTTGATTGCCTTCATTAGCCGCGTGATGACCCTCGAACCCGGCGACATCATCATGACCGGTACGCCAGCCCATCCACCGCGGATGCAGCCCGGCGACGTCGTCGAGATCGAGATTGCCGGCATCGGCGTCTTGCGGAACGTGGCCGTCGCTGAGACATTGCCGGATGGCGGCACGTTCACCTGGCGGTTGTCGCGGGAGTAA
- a CDS encoding DUF2283 domain-containing protein, translating into MELTYEPDANALRLQLLPGEAHQTIPAHGQLDIGEAGRLLGIEIVWPSGSQRITLSPRLASWVSQDETGCYLSFAPESVARADQSARSFPIQLMLELDAHGQLLAVVVPRRGPGYEISYPSGNT; encoded by the coding sequence ATGGAACTCACCTACGAGCCAGATGCGAACGCCCTTCGGTTGCAGTTGCTCCCTGGTGAGGCACACCAGACCATTCCGGCGCACGGCCAGCTGGACATTGGTGAAGCTGGCCGACTGCTCGGGATTGAAATTGTCTGGCCAAGTGGCAGTCAGCGCATCACCCTCTCGCCGCGCTTGGCCAGCTGGGTGAGCCAGGACGAGACTGGCTGCTACCTGTCGTTTGCGCCGGAATCCGTGGCCCGCGCTGATCAGTCTGCTCGGTCGTTTCCGATTCAACTCATGCTTGAGCTCGACGCACACGGCCAACTTCTTGCCGTCGTCGTGCCGCGGCGTGGGCCAGGCTATGAGATCAGCTATCCCAGTGGCAATACCTGA
- a CDS encoding pilus assembly protein TadG-related protein, protein MTHTTRRRRLPGQVLVLMAAALVALAGFSALALDVGMLLATKRSLQNAADAAALAGAIDLLKNQSDTIIQGDVTSYAQTNVPSAIRSSLQIPEITVDRTNKQVKVTVTAPPPRFFLGVVYSGPWSATARAAAQLTPITKPYALLALKQNDPQAINLIGNVGIRIVNGSAMSNGGMRCTGNGSLQADGTVDAVGNLATTGNCGFNGQAGTNTGMPIVPDPLANMPAPPKPTVPSAPNPPSGKCSSSAGSTTCPSGSYSTISQSGNGSLVFPGTVYQIQSVQYNGNGSVTFGSSGGGNFFYFTGGGLNISGNCNVTFYPGTYVFNNSNFTITGNCSITFMPGQYQFFIINGTLALTGNMNTTQINPAQMSFYIGGSNASFGITGNTDSTLPPGLYYIDGPTVQLVGNQTIRGQNVLFYLDNGSTISVVGNTSYQFTGSTTPLYPGMQPGLVIFQARGNSSTLRMVGNSSSQVNGIVYLPSAQLQLTGNASGTWATGQLIVNSLSTNGNVNAVVKYQEYVKIAIPTVSLVPYAAGTP, encoded by the coding sequence ATGACGCACACTACGCGACGGCGGCGGCTTCCTGGGCAAGTGCTCGTGCTGATGGCTGCAGCGCTCGTAGCGTTGGCTGGGTTTAGTGCCCTGGCGCTCGACGTTGGTATGCTGCTGGCGACCAAGCGGTCCTTGCAGAATGCTGCGGATGCTGCGGCGCTCGCTGGGGCCATCGACCTCCTGAAAAATCAAAGCGATACGATCATTCAAGGCGATGTGACCAGTTATGCGCAAACGAATGTGCCAAGCGCGATCCGGTCCAGCCTGCAGATTCCCGAAATTACTGTCGATCGAACAAACAAACAGGTCAAGGTCACAGTCACGGCGCCACCGCCGCGGTTCTTCCTGGGTGTTGTCTACTCAGGGCCGTGGTCGGCAACCGCTCGCGCCGCTGCTCAGCTCACGCCGATCACGAAGCCGTATGCTCTCCTGGCCCTCAAGCAAAATGACCCGCAAGCGATTAACCTCATTGGTAACGTTGGTATCCGGATCGTCAATGGCAGTGCCATGTCCAACGGCGGCATGCGCTGCACAGGGAATGGCAGCCTCCAAGCAGACGGTACCGTCGATGCTGTAGGTAACCTGGCGACGACTGGAAATTGTGGCTTTAACGGGCAGGCTGGTACAAACACTGGCATGCCAATCGTGCCAGATCCGCTTGCCAACATGCCCGCGCCACCAAAGCCGACAGTGCCCAGTGCTCCCAACCCTCCCAGCGGGAAGTGCAGTAGCAGCGCTGGCAGTACAACCTGCCCGTCCGGCTCCTATTCGACGATTTCGCAAAGCGGCAACGGCTCACTCGTATTCCCCGGTACGGTCTACCAAATTCAGAGTGTCCAATACAACGGTAACGGGAGCGTAACCTTTGGTTCATCAGGTGGGGGGAATTTCTTCTACTTCACAGGCGGTGGCCTGAACATCTCGGGGAACTGCAACGTGACGTTTTATCCTGGTACCTATGTCTTCAACAACAGCAATTTCACGATTACTGGGAACTGTTCGATCACATTCATGCCAGGCCAATACCAATTCTTCATCATTAATGGCACACTCGCCCTTACCGGTAACATGAATACCACGCAGATCAATCCGGCACAGATGTCCTTTTACATCGGTGGAAGCAACGCTTCTTTCGGCATCACGGGTAACACCGACTCAACGCTTCCGCCTGGGCTCTACTATATCGATGGTCCGACCGTCCAGTTAGTCGGTAACCAGACGATTCGTGGACAAAATGTCCTCTTCTACCTCGATAACGGCTCAACCATCAGTGTTGTTGGGAATACAAGCTACCAGTTCACCGGGTCGACCACACCGCTCTACCCTGGCATGCAGCCCGGGCTGGTCATCTTCCAGGCCCGCGGGAATAGCAGCACATTGCGAATGGTCGGAAATTCCTCGTCCCAGGTTAACGGGATCGTCTATCTGCCAAGTGCACAGCTCCAGCTGACTGGTAACGCCAGTGGTACGTGGGCAACTGGGCAATTGATCGTCAACTCACTCTCAACGAACGGCAACGTCAACGCGGTTGTCAAGTACCAGGAGTATGTCAAGATTGCTATCCCAACGGTGAGCCTCGTGCCGTACGCTGCTGGGACGCCCTAG
- a CDS encoding non-heme iron oxygenase ferredoxin subunit, with the protein MTAPEGYIPTLAADAVPEGALVRIEVDEEPRLLVKVNGRIYCVYAICTHEEADLADGDLEDTTIYCPLHGSGFDLETGAVRSLPATHPLPVYDVQILDGTIYVSRDPKYHFS; encoded by the coding sequence ATGACCGCGCCGGAAGGATACATCCCGACACTCGCTGCCGACGCTGTTCCCGAAGGAGCGCTTGTTCGAATTGAGGTCGATGAGGAGCCGAGGCTCCTCGTCAAGGTCAATGGGCGCATCTATTGCGTCTATGCGATCTGTACCCATGAGGAAGCGGATTTAGCTGATGGGGATCTCGAGGATACCACGATCTATTGCCCGTTACATGGATCGGGCTTCGATCTCGAAACTGGCGCAGTGCGCTCGCTGCCGGCGACACACCCGCTTCCGGTCTATGACGTCCAAATTCTTGACGGCACAATCTACGTCTCGCGCGATCCCAAGTATCATTTCTCGTAG
- a CDS encoding O-methyltransferase, translating to MSSVARQELLDALRQHAHHDGAPPLHPDAARLLHWLALTTGAQHALELGTGNGYATLWLADAMAQNGGQLISVDRDAVRQQVARDYLARAGLLDVVTLRCDDAVAAVETLDSPVDLALIDLGDKEAYLPSLRALLPRLRPHAVIMADNVRSHAQELAPFLDWIRAEPRFALTELPFGPGQALLCWLPDRAGTR from the coding sequence GTGAGTAGTGTCGCTCGGCAGGAATTGCTCGATGCGCTTCGGCAACACGCCCACCACGATGGCGCGCCACCGTTGCATCCGGACGCCGCTCGCCTCCTCCATTGGCTCGCGCTGACAACGGGCGCCCAGCATGCACTGGAGCTTGGCACCGGCAACGGCTACGCGACCCTCTGGCTGGCTGACGCCATGGCGCAGAATGGCGGACAGCTCATCAGCGTCGACCGTGATGCCGTCCGGCAACAGGTGGCGCGGGATTACCTTGCACGCGCTGGGCTCCTCGACGTGGTCACGTTACGCTGCGACGATGCAGTAGCCGCGGTCGAGACGCTGGACAGTCCAGTCGACCTGGCGCTGATCGACCTGGGCGACAAGGAAGCGTACCTGCCGAGCCTGCGCGCGTTGCTGCCGCGCCTGCGCCCCCACGCGGTCATCATGGCCGACAACGTTCGCTCGCACGCGCAGGAGCTTGCGCCATTTCTTGACTGGATCCGTGCTGAGCCGCGGTTTGCGCTCACGGAGTTGCCCTTTGGCCCTGGCCAGGCTCTGCTGTGCTGGCTGCCGGATCGTGCGGGAACGCGCTAG
- a CDS encoding quinone-dependent dihydroorotate dehydrogenase, giving the protein MTERTFSLYRRGIWPLLSRLDPEQAHRLTLTVLHLSERIPGGLTALRAAFHPPVDDRLQVHRFGLTFPNPLGLAAGLDKDAVAVGAWFALGFGFVEVGTVTPRPQPGNPRPRLWRIPEAGALVNALGFPSAGAAAVRARLVGRFFPGPLGINLGRNSQTPNERALDDYCAVLAALWDVADYVAVNVSSPNTPGLRALQQRTALAELVRVLQAENQRLAALHRLRPRPILVKLAPDLSDADLEDALAGIMDGGADGVIIANTSLDRTLVPSWPAGGRGGISGAPLRDRALALTRRVYQRTNGRLPIIGVGGIASGADVLERLRAGASLVQLYTGFIYGGPAVPARILADILAYLERERIHSVEQLIGAG; this is encoded by the coding sequence ATGACTGAGCGCACGTTCTCCCTGTACCGTCGCGGCATCTGGCCACTGCTCAGCCGGCTGGATCCCGAACAAGCCCACCGGCTTACCCTCACCGTCCTGCATCTGAGCGAACGCATTCCGGGCGGCCTCACGGCCCTGCGCGCCGCGTTCCACCCGCCGGTTGACGATCGCCTGCAGGTGCACCGCTTCGGATTAACGTTCCCCAACCCCCTCGGCCTTGCCGCTGGCCTCGATAAAGATGCGGTCGCGGTCGGCGCGTGGTTCGCCCTCGGTTTTGGCTTCGTCGAAGTCGGCACCGTTACGCCACGGCCACAGCCGGGGAATCCGCGCCCTCGACTCTGGCGCATCCCCGAAGCCGGGGCACTGGTCAACGCGCTGGGCTTTCCAAGCGCGGGTGCAGCGGCTGTCCGCGCTCGCCTCGTCGGGCGCTTCTTTCCTGGTCCACTCGGGATCAATCTTGGACGGAATAGCCAGACACCGAACGAACGGGCCCTCGACGACTACTGTGCCGTTCTGGCCGCGCTGTGGGACGTCGCTGACTACGTCGCTGTCAACGTCAGCTCGCCGAATACGCCCGGGCTGCGCGCGCTTCAGCAGCGGACGGCGCTTGCCGAACTCGTGCGCGTGCTCCAGGCGGAAAATCAGCGCCTGGCTGCGCTCCATCGCCTCCGCCCACGGCCGATCCTTGTCAAGCTCGCTCCCGATCTTTCCGACGCCGACCTCGAGGATGCCCTGGCCGGCATCATGGACGGTGGAGCAGATGGCGTGATCATCGCCAACACGAGCCTTGACCGAACGCTCGTGCCATCTTGGCCTGCAGGCGGCCGGGGAGGCATCAGCGGCGCGCCGCTGCGAGACCGAGCGCTTGCGCTCACCCGTCGCGTCTACCAGCGGACGAACGGGCGCTTGCCGATTATCGGTGTCGGCGGCATCGCCTCGGGTGCCGACGTGCTTGAACGGCTGCGTGCTGGCGCCAGCCTGGTTCAACTCTACACCGGGTTCATCTACGGCGGCCCGGCTGTGCCAGCACGCATCCTCGCCGATATCCTGGCCTATCTCGAGCGCGAGCGCATCCACTCAGTCGAGCAGCTTATCGGAGCGGGGTAG
- a CDS encoding RtcB family protein yields MSQKAEQITLRKVTDYLFEIPKHGKMRVPARIFADERAIRDLTSQSSQDWNALQQLEHVAMLPGIQKAAMAMADVHPGYGFPIGGVAAFDPKENGVISVAGVGFDINCGVRCLRTILTRKDLAGKEEQLADTMYKVIPAGLGSTGELKLSVKEIDRVLREGAHYAVRLGYGREEDLEYIEETGRLADADPTVVSNTAKQRQLAQVGTLGSGNHYVEVQVVDQIYNAQAAEAFGLELGQIVIMLHTGSRALGHQIGTDYLPFLERATRKYGIEVPDRELVCAPIDSPEGQQYFHAVMAGANCAFANRQVLTHLVRQAFWEALRVPDTAIQTLYEVAHNTVKWEIHEVDGVQKRLLVHRKGSTRAFGPGRPEIPARYRHVGQPVLVGGTMGTASYILVGTPLGMQETFGTALHGAGRSKSRRAAKKAYPADEIIRRLREQGILVRAHGKASISEEAPGAYKDVDHVVDVMCNAGIVARVARLRPIICLKG; encoded by the coding sequence ATGAGTCAGAAGGCGGAGCAGATCACGCTGCGCAAAGTGACCGACTATCTCTTTGAAATCCCAAAGCATGGCAAGATGCGGGTGCCGGCTCGCATCTTCGCTGACGAGCGGGCAATCCGCGACCTCACGTCGCAAAGCAGCCAGGATTGGAACGCGCTCCAGCAACTTGAGCACGTTGCCATGCTGCCCGGCATTCAGAAGGCCGCGATGGCCATGGCCGACGTCCACCCCGGCTATGGCTTCCCGATCGGCGGTGTCGCCGCCTTTGACCCCAAAGAGAACGGCGTCATCAGCGTGGCTGGCGTCGGCTTTGACATCAACTGCGGCGTACGCTGCCTGCGCACGATCCTCACCCGCAAGGATCTTGCAGGCAAAGAAGAACAACTCGCCGACACGATGTACAAGGTCATTCCGGCGGGTTTGGGCAGCACCGGCGAGCTCAAGCTGAGCGTCAAAGAGATCGACCGCGTGCTGCGTGAAGGCGCGCACTATGCGGTGCGGCTTGGCTATGGGCGCGAGGAGGACCTTGAGTATATCGAAGAGACTGGCCGGCTGGCTGATGCAGATCCGACCGTTGTCAGCAACACGGCCAAGCAACGCCAGCTCGCCCAGGTCGGCACCCTTGGTTCCGGCAACCATTATGTCGAAGTCCAGGTCGTTGACCAGATCTACAACGCCCAGGCAGCCGAAGCGTTTGGTCTTGAGCTTGGGCAAATCGTCATCATGCTCCATACGGGCAGCCGGGCACTCGGCCACCAGATCGGCACCGACTACTTGCCGTTCCTCGAGCGAGCCACGCGGAAATACGGCATCGAGGTGCCCGACCGTGAGCTCGTCTGCGCCCCCATCGACAGTCCGGAAGGGCAACAGTACTTCCATGCCGTGATGGCTGGTGCAAACTGCGCGTTCGCCAACCGGCAAGTGCTGACGCACCTCGTGCGCCAGGCATTCTGGGAGGCGTTGCGCGTCCCCGACACGGCCATTCAGACGCTCTACGAGGTCGCACACAATACGGTGAAGTGGGAGATACACGAGGTCGATGGCGTCCAGAAGCGGCTGCTTGTCCACCGCAAGGGCTCGACGCGGGCCTTTGGGCCAGGCCGTCCAGAGATTCCCGCACGCTACCGCCACGTTGGCCAACCAGTGCTCGTCGGCGGCACGATGGGAACCGCAAGCTATATCCTCGTTGGCACGCCGTTGGGCATGCAGGAAACCTTCGGTACCGCGCTCCACGGCGCTGGCCGATCGAAGTCACGCCGTGCCGCGAAGAAAGCCTATCCCGCTGACGAGATCATCCGCCGCCTGCGCGAACAAGGCATTCTTGTTCGTGCGCACGGCAAGGCCTCCATCAGCGAAGAAGCGCCAGGAGCGTACAAGGACGTTGACCACGTCGTCGACGTGATGTGCAATGCTGGCATCGTGGCACGGGTAGCCCGCTTGCGACCCATCATTTGCTTGAAAGGATAA
- a CDS encoding NAD(P)/FAD-dependent oxidoreductase, translating to MTTQRPHLVILGGGVAGYSAADTIRGAGFEGAVTLVSAEADLPYDRTYLSKAYLQGKKADPDVLFKPAEHYRNLGIDLHFGDPVTAVDLDQKRLTFASGEQLSFDQLLIATGAEPIRLSGPGFDLPNVLYLRSLADARVLRERLERAERVLVIGAGFIGCEIAASARILEKSVVVVDPAPVPLSRAFSEEVGNAVVNIHRQHGVEWRLGRKVAELRGHGQAEEAVLDDGSRVACDLVVVGVGVRPADELFANTALKRDNGILVDEYCQTNLPGIYAVGDVANWWSPAVQHRFRLEHFDHAVHHGAAAAKVIAGDRQPYDPVPYFWSDHYDLTFEYTGYPLPWDQVVIRGDLQQPAFTAFYLKDGVIQSAVVIRRPRELRAIQRLIRAKAQIDPAQLADPSVDLRELAKAYQQSE from the coding sequence ATGACGACGCAACGGCCGCACCTCGTCATCCTCGGCGGTGGGGTGGCAGGGTACAGCGCAGCCGACACGATCCGCGGAGCCGGCTTTGAGGGTGCAGTCACGCTGGTTTCGGCAGAAGCAGACCTCCCCTATGACCGCACGTATCTCTCCAAGGCCTACTTGCAAGGGAAAAAAGCCGATCCTGATGTGCTCTTCAAGCCAGCTGAGCACTACCGCAACCTCGGCATTGACCTCCATTTCGGCGATCCCGTTACCGCCGTTGACCTCGACCAGAAGCGTTTGACGTTCGCCTCTGGTGAACAGCTCAGCTTCGATCAGCTGCTCATTGCGACGGGGGCAGAGCCGATTCGTCTGAGCGGCCCGGGCTTCGATCTGCCCAACGTGCTCTATCTTCGCTCCTTAGCCGATGCCCGAGTGCTGCGTGAACGGCTCGAGCGGGCAGAGCGTGTGCTCGTCATTGGCGCTGGGTTCATCGGCTGCGAAATTGCTGCCAGCGCCCGCATTCTCGAGAAGTCGGTCGTTGTCGTCGATCCTGCCCCGGTTCCCCTCAGCCGCGCATTTAGCGAAGAGGTTGGCAACGCTGTCGTCAATATTCATCGGCAGCATGGCGTCGAATGGCGGCTCGGCCGCAAGGTGGCCGAGCTTCGCGGCCACGGCCAGGCTGAAGAAGCCGTTCTTGACGATGGTTCGCGCGTAGCCTGTGACCTTGTCGTGGTCGGCGTTGGCGTTCGTCCAGCGGACGAGCTCTTCGCCAACACGGCCCTGAAACGCGACAACGGCATCCTCGTGGATGAGTATTGCCAAACGAACCTTCCCGGCATCTATGCCGTCGGAGACGTCGCCAACTGGTGGTCGCCGGCAGTGCAGCACCGCTTCCGCCTCGAACACTTCGACCATGCCGTCCACCATGGCGCTGCCGCTGCGAAGGTGATCGCTGGCGATCGGCAGCCCTATGATCCAGTACCGTACTTCTGGTCGGACCACTACGACCTGACGTTCGAATACACCGGGTATCCGTTGCCGTGGGATCAGGTCGTGATCCGCGGCGACCTGCAACAGCCTGCATTTACGGCGTTCTACCTGAAGGACGGTGTGATTCAGTCTGCTGTGGTGATTCGCCGCCCGCGGGAGCTGCGTGCCATCCAGCGACTGATTCGCGCGAAGGCACAGATCGATCCGGCACAGCTGGCTGACCCATCAGTCGACTTGCGGGAACTAGCGAAGGCGTATCAGCAGTCCGAATAA
- a CDS encoding archease — MPYTYLDHQADIGLEATGATLVEALEDAVRGLLGLLVDLETVEPREQVPIRAEADDPGGLFVALLNAVLAAIDLHRMFFRDVSLTRVEQTPEGWVAEGTLIGEPIDLSKHAVEIEVKAATYGGFLAEQTPEGWRFRCVLDL; from the coding sequence GTGCCGTATACCTATCTTGATCATCAAGCAGACATTGGACTCGAAGCGACAGGTGCCACGCTGGTTGAAGCGCTCGAAGATGCGGTGCGTGGTCTGCTCGGCTTGCTCGTTGACCTCGAGACGGTTGAGCCGCGAGAACAGGTGCCGATCCGGGCGGAAGCCGATGACCCCGGCGGCCTCTTCGTCGCCCTGTTAAACGCGGTGCTCGCGGCCATCGACCTGCACCGCATGTTCTTCCGTGATGTGTCGCTGACCCGCGTCGAGCAAACGCCAGAAGGGTGGGTTGCCGAGGGCACGCTCATCGGTGAACCGATTGACTTGTCAAAGCATGCCGTCGAAATCGAGGTCAAAGCCGCGACCTACGGCGGCTTCCTTGCCGAGCAGACCCCCGAAGGCTGGCGCTTTCGCTGCGTGCTCGACTTATAA
- a CDS encoding HAD family hydrolase encodes METPRLAFLFDLDGTLVDSVYQHVLAWRAALEHAGIDLAIWRIHRRIGMSGGLFLSALMRETGRLLSADDVAALQRVHAETYQSLLSQVRPLPGARELLDFLTEAHVPWAIATSGRREIAVRTIAVLGLSPDAITLVTRDDVRHAKPDPDLFLTAAERLGVDAQDAIVVGDSVWDMLAARRARALSVGLLAGGYGQGELELAGAYRVYQDPADLLRHLDEVGVRTFPTPLLADD; translated from the coding sequence ATGGAGACGCCTCGACTCGCCTTCCTGTTCGACCTTGACGGCACGCTCGTTGACTCGGTCTACCAGCACGTGCTGGCGTGGCGTGCTGCGCTCGAACACGCTGGCATCGATCTTGCAATCTGGCGCATTCACCGGCGCATCGGGATGAGCGGCGGCCTCTTCTTGAGCGCGCTGATGCGCGAAACCGGCCGCCTTCTCTCAGCAGACGATGTCGCGGCCTTGCAGCGCGTCCATGCGGAAACGTACCAGTCGTTGTTGTCGCAAGTGCGCCCACTGCCTGGGGCACGTGAGCTACTTGACTTCCTGACCGAAGCACACGTGCCCTGGGCAATCGCGACAAGCGGGCGGCGGGAGATCGCCGTTCGCACAATCGCCGTGCTTGGGCTCTCACCTGACGCGATTACCCTGGTGACACGCGACGATGTTCGCCATGCCAAGCCCGACCCTGATCTCTTCCTGACGGCTGCTGAACGGCTTGGCGTCGATGCCCAGGATGCGATCGTCGTCGGCGACAGCGTCTGGGACATGCTCGCTGCGCGTCGGGCTCGTGCGCTGAGCGTCGGGCTGCTTGCTGGCGGCTATGGGCAGGGCGAACTCGAGTTGGCTGGAGCCTACCGGGTGTATCAGGACCCAGCCGACTTGCTCCGCCACCTTGACGAGGTCGGCGTGCGCACCTTTCCCACGCCGCTGCTCGCCGATGACTAA
- a CDS encoding MFS transporter, which produces MTVSDRLDSLPATREHWRLVVLSGLGWMFDAMDVGLVGFVLVGIGRDWHLKATDLGLILSAGFFGLFVGALGAGRLADRYGRRALFLATLLIYSLGTGLSALAWNLPSLLLFRFIAGLGLGGELPVASALVSEFAPATARGRMLVILESFWAYGWILAAIVGLGIVPTLPVWGWRVAFAVGALPALAVLYLRRRLPESPRYLAVTGHVDEAISIVRQLEQAAGVAPVALEPTPAAQAARASTWERLARLWSRPLVRRTLMLWLLWFGIVFSYYGVFTWLPQLLVARGLTVARSFTYVFITTLAQIPGYFSAAYLVDRWGRKPTLVLYLLGSAVAAYLLGNAGTAPILVLWGCLLSFFNLGAWGVVYTYTPELYPTPLRASGAGAAAAFGRIAGIIAPYLTPWLLSSAGLSQPAVFALFMAVFVLTALDVLLLGEETRGEPLERIAPTELAATPLR; this is translated from the coding sequence GTGACCGTGAGCGATCGGCTCGACAGCCTCCCGGCCACCCGTGAACACTGGCGCCTCGTGGTGCTCAGCGGGCTGGGCTGGATGTTCGATGCAATGGACGTCGGGCTTGTCGGCTTCGTGCTGGTCGGAATTGGGCGCGACTGGCATCTGAAGGCGACGGACTTAGGACTCATCTTGAGCGCTGGGTTTTTTGGGTTGTTCGTCGGGGCGTTGGGTGCAGGACGGCTGGCTGACCGCTATGGCCGTCGGGCGCTCTTCCTTGCCACGCTCTTGATCTATAGCCTTGGCACTGGCCTGAGCGCGCTCGCGTGGAACCTGCCTTCGCTGCTGCTCTTCCGTTTTATCGCGGGGTTAGGCCTTGGTGGAGAGCTGCCGGTCGCCTCAGCGTTAGTCAGCGAGTTTGCCCCAGCCACAGCCCGGGGGCGTATGCTCGTCATTCTTGAGAGCTTCTGGGCCTACGGCTGGATCCTGGCAGCGATTGTTGGCCTTGGCATCGTGCCGACATTGCCAGTGTGGGGGTGGCGCGTGGCGTTCGCCGTTGGCGCGCTCCCAGCCCTTGCGGTGCTCTACCTGCGGCGGCGTTTGCCGGAGTCCCCGCGCTACCTTGCGGTTACGGGCCACGTTGACGAGGCGATCTCGATCGTGCGGCAGTTGGAGCAAGCGGCGGGCGTTGCGCCGGTCGCCCTGGAGCCAACTCCGGCAGCCCAGGCTGCACGCGCATCAACGTGGGAGCGGCTTGCGCGGCTGTGGAGCCGGCCATTGGTGCGACGCACGCTAATGCTGTGGCTACTCTGGTTTGGCATCGTCTTCTCCTACTATGGCGTCTTCACCTGGTTGCCGCAGCTCCTCGTTGCCCGCGGACTGACTGTTGCGCGAAGCTTTACCTACGTCTTCATCACGACACTCGCGCAGATTCCTGGCTACTTCTCCGCGGCCTATCTCGTTGATCGCTGGGGCCGGAAGCCCACGCTGGTGCTCTACCTGCTCGGCTCGGCAGTCGCAGCCTATCTGCTCGGGAACGCTGGGACAGCGCCGATCCTCGTGCTCTGGGGTTGTCTTCTGTCGTTCTTCAACCTGGGGGCCTGGGGCGTCGTCTACACCTACACCCCAGAGCTCTACCCCACGCCACTCCGTGCCTCGGGCGCGGGAGCAGCGGCGGCATTCGGGCGCATTGCCGGCATTATCGCGCCGTACCTCACTCCGTGGTTGCTCAGCAGCGCTGGCCTGAGCCAGCCGGCAGTCTTTGCCCTGTTCATGGCCGTCTTTGTGCTGACGGCGCTTGACGTGTTGCTGCTTGGCGAAGAGACCCGTGGCGAGCCGCTTGAGCGCATTGCGCCCACCGAATTGGCAGCTACCCCGCTCCGATAA